The following DNA comes from Anticarsia gemmatalis isolate Benzon Research Colony breed Stoneville strain chromosome 10, ilAntGemm2 primary, whole genome shotgun sequence.
ACTTGCAGAAAGTGGCCAAGGAGTGCGAGAAGAACAGCCCCACCTTCTCCATCGTCGCTGACTTAGACAAAGAGGCTGATGTCGAGAGCATCGTGAAGAAGACCGTGGAACACTACGGACAGATCGACGTGTTGGTGAACAACGCCGGCATCGTGGAGACCGGCACTATTGAGACCACGTCGCTGGCGCAGTTCGACCGCATCTTCAACACCAACGTGCGCTCCCTCTACTACCTGACCATGCTGACCGTCCCCTACCTGCTGAAGACGAAGGGCAACATCGTGAACGTGTCCAGCGTGAACGGCATCAGAGCTTTCCCCGGAGTCCTCGCCTACAACACGTCCAAGGCCGCAGTCGATCACTTCACCAGGAACGTGTGCTTGGAACTGGCGCCTAAGGGAGTCAGAGTGAACTGTGTAAACCCAGGAGTAATCCTGACCGAGCTGCAGAAGCGCGGTGGTATGGATGAGGAGGAATACGCCACCTTCATCAAGGGAACCAAGCACAACCACGCTATCGGTCGTCCAGGCAACCCTGAGGAGGTGGCTTACATCATCGCCTTCCTGGCGAGTGACTTAGCTAGTAACATGACTGGGACTACTGTCCCTGTGGACGGTGGACGTCACGCCATGTGCGCCAACTAATATGTCTGATATAATGTGTAAATTCCAAAAATCTAATAATAGCTTGTAAGTACAATGTGATGAATTtgtaataggtatatttatttgttagatatttttataacagatGTGCCGTATaatcacaaaacaaaatatttagatgCTAGTCtgtagatattttaatatagttgttttgttttgtgatgatcgacaatttgaataaaataaatctttttataatatttctttttttttattcatgctttcaactattttaacatattatactatGGTAATACTCATGTTTTACATAAACACACTTTTTGTAGGTCCCTTTTTATaccaaacaattttaatatgaaagatGAATGTATAACTTTAGTAACACGAATTGAAAGTAGCAATACGTATTTGGTGTTTTTCACATTGACTATCATGTCCCAACGTAGGATTATAGGTCTAAAGTTGTAGATGATCTCTGAATTTACAGAATATTTCGGACTTTTATcattaaatgtttgtaaatcttAAGATTAACAGGAAAACCATAACATATACCGTAACCATACCGTACCGTTCATGTTTTTGTCGAAATTGTATATCAgcaaatgtacaataaacctaGTTATTTAggcctttttttattttatcgcaaACAATAGGAGTAATAGGATTCGTCTAGATAAtgccagtattttatatttgcgTAGCAATTAACAaccaaacaaattttaaaacctaatcagtctggtttaaaaaaataatacttacttattacttaGTTGATGCTAGTTCACACACCTACCATATCATTATGTCACCACTATTTACTATTAAAACTCTGCTGACCTCTTTCGTGAAAACAGTGGTAAAGGTAACATTTAAACCTTATAAGAACAGCTGATCAAACAAATTGTACAATAGGTGtaactatttactatatttaaaaaaaaaagaaaccgGGTCCTTTACTGAGTTCACGAGAAATTTCATACTTGCGCAGATAAATAAATCGCTGTGCTCATGCaacgttaattaatttttttacaatatcaacatttaaaattattcaagtcAGAAACAAGATATTAATCACCCATTTCATCTCGACAAAAATGCTTAACCTGACACCATTACGACAGcatttctattctattttggcgttttatacaaaatagcTGATTTCTACAAAAGAAAAGTAAAGTTATGTAAAACGTAATGTTATATTGAAAACGTGTGTGTTAATTTGCAGGTATTGATCAGCAAATATATGCTAATGTATAAACAATAGTATAAACGAATACATAACAAGGTCTCGGTCATGATTTACGGTTTTCAATAGGTGATAGCACTGTGGCGACTACATGAACATAATATATGGTCGCCATCGCCATGGCCACTGTTTTgagagatcgtgggttcgatttccatgcATAACAATCGATAGGGATGGCATACTTAAATGTCTCTTGTCTAAAATCAGACTTATCTTTAGGTAGAGACATCCCTGACCCGAACTATGCCTAAGAGTTTCAAAAACAGTTCCTGAAGGGACACAAAGTTTCCAACCCGCACTAGCATGGTAGACTCAAAGTCTAACACTGATGTTGAAAGGAGTGTACATAGCAACAGGCTTAATTCTATTTCAATGATTCACATAGTTTATACtaactatacataaatataaaaaataatttcaaagagAATTCAAGCGTAAAACCAGAAAATGGCTTTGGATATTGCGCGATGTTTTTCCATATTGTCAACGATTTTTATAGccagtaaaaacaaaaaactacgtaatataacatcaaatattatgcaatattatgtgtacgaacagtaaaaaatacatttcttttacgatcaaaaccaaaatataaataggtcaATATTGCGTTTAACAGTACAAAGTCTATTGAGTCATTTAGtaggtaaatataattaacattatcAACTCATCATATTGCAATCAGAGTATAGATAATCTCTTTATCCGATTATCATCGCAATACAAAACACACGCACTACAATCTAATCgaatacaaacaatacaaatgtATCTGTTACTGTATCCgtctgttttttattattagttttgcaCGTATATTGCACAACCTCTCGTAATAGTTTTGGAAACGTTAATGTGATTTGATCGGAATATTTCGGGAGATTGAAGATTCTAGTAAATTCTTctgatatttaaaacaatctcctggatttttaaatactggtcagcataaaataatattcattaattttcttttacttttcaaagacaactcccgcactaagaattgctcttacgTCGCGGTGACTctctataaacatacaaacaacggacacaaagtacaaccagactagAAACAGCTACgttttggatcgcacaaatttaTTGTTCAATTTGGAAAACGAACCCACTACTTCTCGACGAGGATGATGATGAGGCAGTCGAGGCAGTGGACTGCAAGCGTGATTTAGCACACTGTCGAATGACAAGTGTTTGACACATAAATTAGTTCATGCTGAattcgctaggggcgctgatcatgAGTTTTCCGGCCATGTGGGGGGACGGGTCCTGTGTTTTGGGATGTCgtccacattgtggacggccgcgtcggggctcCGGATGTATGCCCAGAGGCGTTCCTGTAgcctcggcactaagcggcgaagaggcaacaccttggtggtttagtgggtaggcctagccctacGCCCGGGGGAGCGTAGGGCTacggatgcaatttcatgcattaaccaagtaaaaaaaaaggcGTTGATCATCTATTCATCGCCCCTAACgtcaaaaaatgttgtataataaat
Coding sequences within:
- the LOC142976148 gene encoding 3-oxoacyl-[acyl-carrier-protein] reductase FabG-like encodes the protein MNFEGKVVIITGASSGIGASTAIYLSTLGAKLALTGRKAQNLQKVAKECEKNSPTFSIVADLDKEADVESIVKKTVEHYGQIDVLVNNAGIVETGTIETTSLAQFDRIFNTNVRSLYYLTMLTVPYLLKTKGNIVNVSSVNGIRAFPGVLAYNTSKAAVDHFTRNVCLELAPKGVRVNCVNPGVILTELQKRGGMDEEEYATFIKGTKHNHAIGRPGNPEEVAYIIAFLASDLASNMTGTTVPVDGGRHAMCAN